From one Methylovirgula sp. HY1 genomic stretch:
- the narJ gene encoding nitrate reductase molybdenum cofactor assembly chaperone, whose protein sequence is MASVCVSLTFKALSALLIYPTEELVAAVPEIAAAIASDRVIGTPARRALDTLLVELGTHDLYELQERYVELFDKTRKLSLHLFEHVHGESRDRGQAMVDLAMLYEKGGLLPTHNELPDYLPLFLEYLAMRPLDEARALLADTSHILTALEERLCKRDAPYAAIFTTLLSIAGVRRVVAETVAPEKEVDDFAALDAAWEETAVAFGPGDSMDGCSVERLHTQLRAAKRSARTANT, encoded by the coding sequence ATGGCGAGCGTGTGTGTCTCTTTGACCTTCAAGGCTCTCTCGGCACTGCTGATCTATCCGACGGAAGAACTCGTCGCCGCCGTTCCGGAGATCGCGGCGGCGATCGCATCGGACCGCGTGATCGGTACGCCGGCGCGCCGAGCCCTCGACACGCTGCTCGTCGAGCTTGGGACGCACGATCTCTATGAGCTGCAGGAGCGCTATGTCGAATTGTTCGACAAGACGCGGAAATTGTCGCTGCATCTCTTCGAACATGTGCATGGCGAAAGCCGCGATCGCGGCCAGGCCATGGTCGATCTCGCCATGCTCTACGAAAAAGGCGGCTTGCTGCCGACGCATAATGAGCTGCCGGACTATCTGCCGCTTTTTCTCGAATATCTGGCGATGCGGCCGCTCGACGAGGCGCGAGCCTTACTCGCGGACACGAGCCATATCCTCACCGCTCTCGAGGAACGACTCTGCAAGCGGGATGCTCCTTATGCGGCGATCTTCACGACCTTGTTGTCGATCGCCGGCGTGCGCCGCGTCGTTGCGGAGACGGTGGCGCCGGAAAAGGAGGTCGACGATTTTGCCGCGCTCGATGCCGCCTGGGAGGAGACCGCCGTAGCCTTCGGGCCTGGCGACAGCATGGATGGCTGTTCGGTCGAGCGCCTGCACACGCAACTGCGTGCGGCGAAGCGGTCAGCGCGCACGGCAAATACTTGA
- the narI gene encoding respiratory nitrate reductase subunit gamma: protein MSTAINSALFGWYPYFCLTVFLLGSLLRFDREQYTWKSGSSQLLRRRQLRWGSNLFHIGILVILAGHTVGLLTPIAVFDALGISHSFKQGLAITVGGIAGVACFIGITLLAHRRLFDARIRATSSFSDIAILMMLWAQLSLGLSTILVSLHHMDGHEMVKFMNWTQGILTLQPAAAAYVADVSPVFKAHLFLGMTIFLVFPFTRLVHIWSAPIWYLGRPGYQVVRTRFAARSTAQTTSSLPASTVAAQPIAARPTRQAAE, encoded by the coding sequence ATGTCCACAGCCATAAACTCCGCGCTCTTCGGCTGGTATCCTTATTTTTGCCTGACGGTCTTCTTGCTCGGTAGTTTGCTGCGTTTCGACCGGGAGCAATACACATGGAAGAGCGGTTCTTCGCAACTTCTTCGGCGACGGCAACTGCGCTGGGGATCGAACCTCTTCCATATCGGCATATTGGTGATCCTCGCCGGCCACACGGTCGGTCTGCTGACGCCGATTGCCGTATTCGATGCTCTCGGCATCAGCCATAGCTTCAAACAGGGGCTCGCGATCACCGTCGGCGGCATAGCCGGCGTCGCCTGTTTTATCGGCATTACGCTGCTCGCCCATCGCCGGCTCTTCGATGCGCGTATCCGCGCGACTTCGAGCTTCAGCGATATTGCCATCCTCATGATGCTCTGGGCGCAGCTCAGCCTCGGCCTTTCCACGATCCTCGTCTCACTGCATCACATGGATGGCCATGAGATGGTGAAATTCATGAACTGGACACAGGGTATTTTGACTTTGCAGCCGGCCGCGGCAGCCTATGTTGCCGATGTCAGTCCGGTCTTCAAAGCTCATTTGTTTTTAGGCATGACGATCTTCCTGGTCTTTCCCTTCACCCGGCTGGTCCATATTTGGAGCGCGCCGATCTGGTACCTCGGACGTCCGGGCTATCAAGTGGTGCGCACCCGCTTCGCCGCACGCTCAACGGCGCAAACGACTTCTTCGCTTCCTGCATCGACGGTCGCTGCGCAGCCCATCGCCGCGCGCCCAACCCGCCAAGCCGCGGAGTAA
- a CDS encoding nitrate reductase subunit alpha, with product MSYFLDRLMFFRKTVDDFSDGHGIVTNEDRSWEDGYRKRWQHDKIVRSTHGVNCTGSCSWKIYVKGGIVTWETQQTDYPRTRPDLPNHEPRGCARGASYSWYLYSGARLKYPLIRGRLLKLWRQARATLAPVAAWASIVENAERRQSYVSIRGHGGFVRATWEEMNELIAAANAYTIKAHGPDRIVGFSPIPAMSMVSYASGSRYLSLLGGVSLSFYDWYCDLPPASPQTWGEQTDVPESADWYNAGFIIVWGSNVPQTRTPDAHFYTEVRYKGTKSAVVSPDYAEATKFADIWLNPKQGTDAALALAMGHVILREYHLDRQVAYFDDYLRRYTDMPFLVRMVARDGKLVAERLLRASDLEGGLGETNNPEWKTVAIDESTNAPAAPLGSIGYRWGEAGKWNLEEKDGQGRNIRLKLTLAGADAEIAAVDFPYFGGRATEHFVATEHGEILTRHIPVRTLMTAAGEPVKVATVYDLMMANYGLDRGFGGDNVATSYDEDVPFTPAWAERITGVKRDAIVTVAREFAANAEKTNGRSMVILGAGVNHWYHMDMTYRGIINLLVFCGAIGQSGGGWSHYVGQEKLRPQTGWLPLAFGLDWARPPRQTNGTSFFYAHSDQWRYETLTAAEILSPTAPEGDWNQSFIDYNVRAERMGWLPSAPQLKQNSLTIAKKAKAAGLEAKDYVAQALKSGELELACHDPDDPANWPRNMFVWRSNILGSSGKGHEYFLKHLLGTKHGVMGKDLGVEGAVRNREVAWHEKAPEGKLDLLVTLDFRMSTTCIYSDIVLPTATWYEKNDLNTSDMHPFIHPLSAAVDPAWESRSDWDIYKGLAKSFSEIAPEVLGVEEDVVLTPIQHDSPAEIAQALDVKDWRRGETEPIPGKTMPAVAVVTRDYPNLYAQFTALGPLMSVIGNGGKGIGWKTEHEVEALGALNGVRADGIAKGLPKIETDIDATEVILMLAPETNGEVAVKAWEALSKITGREHAHLALPKEDEKIRFRDIQAQPRKIISSPTWSGIESEKVCYNAGWTNVHELIPWRTLTGRQQLYQDHLWMRAFGEGLVTWKPPVDLKTVPAIKDMRPNGHKEIVLNFITPHQKWGIHSTYTDNLLMLTLNRGGPVVWISETDAKVAGLVDNDWVEVFNINGALTARAVVSQRIKPGMMLMYHAQEKIVNTPGSELTGNRGGIHNSVTRTVLKPTHMIGGYAQQSYGFNYYGTVGSNRDEFIIVRKMAKVDWLEEELTEETSKEAAE from the coding sequence ATGTCGTATTTTCTCGACCGATTGATGTTCTTTCGTAAGACCGTCGATGATTTTTCCGATGGCCACGGCATCGTGACCAATGAAGATCGCTCCTGGGAAGATGGCTATCGCAAGCGCTGGCAGCACGACAAGATCGTGCGCTCCACCCATGGCGTGAATTGCACAGGCTCCTGCTCGTGGAAGATCTATGTCAAGGGCGGGATCGTTACATGGGAGACGCAGCAGACCGATTATCCACGCACGCGCCCCGATCTGCCGAACCACGAGCCGCGCGGCTGCGCCCGCGGCGCATCTTATAGTTGGTATCTCTATTCCGGCGCGCGGCTGAAATATCCATTGATCCGCGGGCGTCTCCTCAAGCTGTGGCGGCAGGCGCGCGCGACCTTGGCTCCGGTCGCCGCCTGGGCCTCGATCGTCGAGAATGCCGAGAGGCGCCAGTCCTATGTCTCGATCCGTGGTCACGGCGGATTCGTGCGCGCCACATGGGAGGAGATGAACGAACTCATCGCCGCTGCCAACGCCTATACGATCAAAGCGCATGGTCCGGACCGGATCGTCGGCTTCTCGCCGATCCCGGCCATGTCCATGGTCTCCTATGCATCGGGTTCGCGCTATCTCTCGTTGCTCGGCGGTGTGTCCCTCTCTTTCTACGACTGGTATTGCGATCTGCCGCCGGCCTCGCCACAGACATGGGGCGAGCAGACGGACGTTCCGGAGAGTGCTGATTGGTACAATGCCGGCTTCATTATCGTGTGGGGCTCGAATGTGCCGCAAACCCGCACGCCGGACGCGCATTTCTACACCGAGGTTCGCTACAAGGGCACGAAGAGCGCCGTCGTCAGCCCGGATTATGCCGAGGCGACCAAATTTGCCGACATCTGGCTCAACCCGAAGCAAGGCACCGACGCGGCCCTCGCTCTCGCCATGGGCCATGTCATTCTGCGTGAATATCATCTCGACCGGCAGGTCGCCTATTTCGACGATTATCTGCGCCGCTACACGGACATGCCGTTTCTCGTGCGCATGGTCGCGCGCGACGGAAAGCTAGTGGCGGAGCGGTTGCTGCGCGCCTCCGATCTCGAAGGTGGCTTGGGCGAGACCAATAATCCGGAGTGGAAGACGGTCGCCATCGATGAGAGCACAAACGCGCCCGCCGCGCCCTTGGGGTCGATCGGCTATCGCTGGGGCGAGGCCGGCAAGTGGAACCTCGAAGAGAAGGATGGGCAAGGCCGCAACATCCGCTTGAAACTGACGCTGGCAGGCGCGGATGCGGAAATTGCCGCTGTCGATTTTCCATATTTCGGCGGTCGCGCCACCGAACATTTCGTGGCAACGGAACATGGCGAGATCCTGACCCGCCATATTCCCGTCCGCACGCTCATGACCGCAGCTGGCGAGCCCGTGAAGGTCGCCACCGTCTACGATCTGATGATGGCCAATTACGGCCTCGACCGTGGCTTCGGCGGCGACAATGTCGCCACGAGCTATGACGAGGACGTACCTTTCACGCCAGCCTGGGCGGAACGCATCACTGGCGTCAAGCGCGATGCGATTGTCACTGTCGCTCGCGAGTTCGCGGCCAATGCCGAAAAGACCAATGGCCGCTCGATGGTGATCCTCGGCGCCGGAGTCAATCATTGGTATCACATGGATATGACTTATCGGGGGATTATCAATCTCCTGGTGTTCTGTGGCGCGATCGGCCAGTCGGGCGGCGGCTGGTCGCATTATGTCGGGCAGGAGAAGCTCAGGCCGCAGACCGGCTGGCTGCCGCTCGCCTTCGGGCTGGACTGGGCACGCCCGCCACGGCAGACGAACGGGACGTCGTTCTTCTACGCGCATAGCGACCAGTGGCGCTATGAGACCTTGACGGCGGCCGAGATCCTCTCGCCGACGGCGCCGGAGGGCGATTGGAACCAGAGCTTCATCGATTACAATGTCCGCGCCGAACGCATGGGCTGGCTCCCGTCCGCGCCGCAACTCAAACAAAATTCTCTGACGATTGCGAAAAAGGCCAAAGCTGCCGGTCTCGAAGCGAAAGACTACGTGGCGCAGGCCCTCAAATCGGGAGAACTGGAGCTTGCCTGTCATGATCCCGATGATCCAGCGAACTGGCCGCGCAACATGTTCGTCTGGCGTTCGAACATTCTCGGCTCCTCCGGCAAGGGCCATGAATATTTTTTGAAACATTTGCTTGGCACCAAGCATGGCGTCATGGGCAAGGATCTCGGCGTCGAAGGCGCCGTGCGCAATCGCGAAGTCGCCTGGCACGAGAAGGCGCCGGAAGGTAAGCTTGATCTCCTAGTGACGCTCGACTTCCGCATGTCGACGACCTGCATCTATTCCGACATCGTTCTGCCGACCGCCACCTGGTACGAGAAGAACGACCTCAACACGTCCGACATGCATCCCTTCATCCATCCGTTGTCGGCGGCGGTCGATCCGGCTTGGGAGTCGCGCTCCGATTGGGACATATATAAGGGCCTCGCCAAGTCCTTCTCCGAGATCGCACCGGAAGTGCTGGGCGTCGAGGAAGACGTGGTCTTGACGCCCATTCAGCATGATAGCCCGGCAGAGATCGCTCAGGCGCTCGACGTAAAAGATTGGCGGCGCGGCGAGACAGAGCCTATCCCCGGCAAGACCATGCCTGCGGTCGCCGTCGTCACGCGCGACTATCCCAATCTCTATGCGCAATTCACGGCGCTCGGCCCGCTGATGAGCGTGATCGGCAATGGCGGCAAAGGTATCGGCTGGAAGACGGAGCACGAGGTCGAAGCGCTGGGCGCGCTCAACGGCGTGCGTGCCGATGGCATAGCCAAAGGGCTCCCGAAGATCGAAACCGACATCGATGCGACGGAAGTGATCCTCATGCTCGCGCCGGAGACCAATGGCGAAGTCGCGGTGAAGGCATGGGAAGCCTTGTCGAAAATCACCGGCCGCGAGCACGCGCATCTCGCTCTGCCGAAAGAGGATGAAAAGATCCGCTTTCGTGACATTCAGGCGCAGCCGCGCAAGATCATCTCGTCGCCGACCTGGTCCGGCATCGAGAGCGAGAAGGTCTGCTACAATGCCGGCTGGACCAATGTCCATGAGCTGATCCCCTGGCGTACGCTCACCGGCCGCCAACAGCTCTATCAGGACCATCTGTGGATGCGGGCTTTCGGCGAAGGTCTCGTCACCTGGAAGCCGCCGGTCGATCTCAAGACGGTTCCAGCGATCAAGGACATGCGTCCCAACGGACATAAGGAGATCGTCCTCAATTTCATCACGCCGCATCAGAAATGGGGCATCCACTCCACCTATACCGACAATCTTTTGATGCTGACCCTCAATCGCGGTGGCCCGGTGGTGTGGATCTCGGAGACCGATGCGAAAGTCGCCGGGCTCGTCGACAATGATTGGGTGGAGGTGTTCAACATCAATGGCGCCTTGACGGCTCGTGCGGTCGTCTCGCAGCGCATCAAGCCTGGCATGATGCTGATGTATCACGCCCAGGAGAAGATCGTGAACACGCCGGGCTCCGAACTCACCGGCAATCGCGGCGGCATCCATAACTCGGTGACGCGAACGGTCTTGAAGCCGACCCATATGATCGGCGGCTATGCCCAGCAATCCTATGGCTTCAACTATTATGGGACCGTCGGCTCGAACCGCGACGAATTCATCATTGTCCGCAAAATGGCAAAGGTCGATTGGCTCGAAGAAGAGTTGACGGAAGAAACCTCGAAGGAGGCCGCAGAATGA
- the narH gene encoding nitrate reductase subunit beta: MKIRAQIAMVLNLDKCIGCHTCSVTCKNVWTNREGVEYAWFNNVETKPGVGYPREWENQRKWNGGWQRKSSGRIEPKIGAKWRILANIFANPDLPEIDDYYEPFTFDYQHLQTAKESKAFPTARPRSVISGERIEKIEWGPNWEEILGGEFEKRSKDVNFEGIEKAIYGQFENTFMMYLPRLCEHCLNPACVAVCPSGAIYKREEDGIVLIDQDKCRGWRMCVSGCPYKKVYYNWSSGKSEKCIFCYPRIEAGQPTVCSETCVGRIRYLGVVLYDADGIEAAARAPNDKDLYQAQIDLFLDPKNPAVIAQARADGVPEAWLDAAKHSPIWKMAMEWKIAFPLHPEYRTLPMVWYVPPLSPIQSAAAAGKIGVDGEMPDVRSLRIPLKYLANLLTAGNEEPVAMALERMLAMRAYMRAKTVDGRIDERIAAKVGLTGAAIDEMYQVMAIANYEDRFVIPTAHREWSEDTYDLRGSCGFSFGNGCSGGFSEANLFATKHTKKATNPMEIV, from the coding sequence ATGAAGATCCGTGCCCAGATAGCCATGGTGCTGAATCTCGACAAATGCATCGGCTGCCACACCTGCTCCGTCACCTGCAAGAATGTCTGGACCAATCGCGAAGGAGTCGAATACGCCTGGTTCAACAATGTGGAGACGAAGCCTGGTGTCGGCTATCCGCGGGAATGGGAAAACCAGCGCAAATGGAACGGCGGCTGGCAGCGCAAGTCGAGTGGCCGCATCGAGCCGAAGATCGGCGCGAAGTGGCGTATCCTCGCAAATATTTTCGCGAATCCGGATCTTCCCGAAATCGACGATTATTACGAGCCATTCACCTTCGATTACCAACATTTGCAGACCGCGAAGGAATCCAAGGCGTTTCCGACGGCGCGCCCGCGTTCGGTCATCAGCGGCGAACGCATCGAGAAAATCGAGTGGGGCCCCAATTGGGAAGAAATTCTCGGCGGCGAATTCGAGAAGCGCTCAAAGGATGTGAACTTCGAGGGCATCGAGAAGGCAATCTACGGCCAGTTTGAAAATACCTTCATGATGTATCTGCCGCGACTTTGCGAGCATTGCCTCAATCCCGCCTGCGTCGCCGTCTGTCCTTCGGGCGCGATTTATAAGCGCGAGGAAGACGGCATTGTCCTCATCGATCAGGACAAGTGCCGCGGTTGGCGCATGTGCGTCTCAGGCTGTCCCTACAAGAAGGTCTATTACAACTGGTCGTCTGGAAAATCCGAGAAATGCATCTTCTGCTATCCGCGTATCGAGGCGGGTCAGCCGACCGTATGTTCGGAAACATGCGTCGGCCGCATCCGCTATCTCGGCGTCGTCCTCTATGATGCCGACGGCATCGAAGCCGCGGCGCGTGCGCCGAACGACAAGGATCTCTATCAGGCACAGATCGATCTCTTTCTCGACCCGAAAAATCCGGCGGTGATCGCGCAAGCGCGCGCTGACGGTGTCCCGGAAGCTTGGCTCGACGCCGCGAAACATTCACCGATCTGGAAGATGGCGATGGAATGGAAGATCGCCTTTCCGCTGCATCCCGAATACCGCACCTTGCCCATGGTCTGGTATGTGCCGCCGCTGTCGCCGATTCAATCGGCTGCGGCTGCCGGCAAGATTGGCGTCGACGGCGAGATGCCGGATGTGCGCTCACTTCGCATTCCCCTCAAATATCTCGCTAATCTGCTTACCGCCGGCAATGAGGAACCTGTGGCCATGGCACTCGAGCGCATGCTCGCCATGCGCGCCTATATGCGGGCCAAGACGGTGGATGGGCGGATCGACGAACGCATCGCGGCCAAAGTCGGGCTCACCGGCGCCGCCATCGACGAGATGTATCAGGTGATGGCGATCGCCAATTACGAGGATCGGTTCGTCATTCCCACCGCGCATCGCGAATGGAGCGAAGACACCTACGATCTGCGCGGCTCCTGCGGATTCTCCTTCGGGAATGGCTGCTCGGGAGGATTTTCCGAGGCCAATCTCTTCGCGACCAAGCACACTAAGAAGGCGACCAACCCGATGGAGATCGTGTGA
- a CDS encoding MFS transporter: MLTDQDIHRGDRNRSLIMSTVAFTVCFAAWTIFSIIGIRIRQQLGLSETQFGLLIGTPILTGALLRVPLGIATDRYGGRLVFAATMLAAAAATFLLSYAHTYPETLVAALGVGIAGGSFAVGSSYVSRWFSAPERGAALGIFGAGTLGAAVTSFLAPFVLVAYGWQIVAQLWAAALVATAVVFWFAAKDDTGLVARRRSDAAPQSIQHAFAPLKNVQLWRFAIYYFFVFGAFVALALWLPQYLVNVYGLDIRVAGLIAACFAVPASLFRAYGDHLSDVYGARKVLYWTLLVAVAATFILSYPPTDYLLHGVRGAIAFHLEMGVIPFTIAIFVLGFFMALGTAAVYKHIPIYYPDNVGAVGGLVGMIGGLGGFVLPILFGLLVDLTGLWTSCFMALFLLLAGALVWMHLAIRQMEREAAPTELAELPPFPEMQGMPKPETVARPNATVLTDWRPEDPGFWATQGRRIARRNLWISIPALLLSFAIWQVWSVVVAKLPLVGFRFTTDQLFWLAALPGISGATLRIFYSFMVPIFGGRLWTTLTTWSLIIPALGIGYAVQDPHTPYIALLILALLCGFGGGNFASSMANISFFFPKAEKGNALALNAGLGNLGVSVVQFAVPLAITAGIFGWLGGNPAMVKGATGEAPLWLQNAGFFFVPFIVISAFASWFGMNDIASARASFVEQATIFQRKHTWIMCWLYTGTFGSFIGYSAGFPLLAKILFPHINALEFAFLGPLVGALSRSGTGWLADKYGGARVTFWVFILMIAGVFGVLWFIGMKDQPGAFWGFFAAFLLLFFATGVGNASTFQMIPAIMAAEMERLMPSADAEARRRNTEKESAAITGFTSAIAAFGAFFIPKAYGSSIALTGGPQAALWSFLIFYVSCLAITWAVYARKGGMLHDIERAKRRAATSPATAA, encoded by the coding sequence ATGCTCACCGATCAGGACATACACCGTGGCGATCGGAACAGATCGCTTATTATGAGCACGGTTGCCTTCACCGTGTGCTTCGCGGCTTGGACGATCTTCTCCATCATCGGGATCCGCATCCGCCAGCAGCTCGGCCTCAGCGAGACGCAATTCGGCTTGCTCATCGGCACGCCGATCCTCACCGGCGCGCTGCTCCGCGTGCCTCTGGGGATCGCAACCGACCGTTACGGCGGACGCCTTGTCTTCGCCGCGACGATGCTAGCTGCAGCTGCCGCGACCTTCCTCTTGTCTTATGCCCATACTTATCCCGAGACGCTCGTCGCCGCGCTTGGCGTGGGCATCGCCGGCGGTTCCTTTGCCGTCGGTAGCTCATATGTGTCGCGTTGGTTTTCGGCGCCAGAGCGCGGCGCCGCGCTGGGCATTTTTGGCGCTGGCACGCTCGGTGCCGCCGTCACCAGTTTCCTCGCGCCCTTCGTGCTTGTCGCCTACGGATGGCAGATCGTGGCGCAGCTGTGGGCCGCGGCTCTCGTGGCGACGGCTGTCGTGTTCTGGTTTGCCGCCAAAGACGATACGGGTTTGGTCGCGCGCCGCCGCTCGGACGCCGCTCCGCAAAGCATCCAGCACGCGTTCGCGCCTTTGAAGAACGTTCAGCTCTGGCGGTTCGCGATCTATTACTTCTTTGTCTTCGGCGCCTTCGTGGCTCTGGCGCTTTGGCTGCCGCAATATCTCGTCAACGTCTATGGCCTCGACATCAGAGTGGCAGGCCTCATCGCCGCCTGTTTCGCGGTCCCGGCGAGCCTCTTTCGCGCCTATGGCGACCATCTGTCCGACGTCTACGGTGCGCGCAAAGTTCTCTATTGGACATTGCTGGTTGCGGTAGCGGCAACATTCATTCTGTCCTATCCGCCAACAGATTATCTCTTGCATGGAGTGCGCGGGGCGATCGCCTTCCATCTCGAAATGGGTGTCATCCCATTCACGATCGCCATCTTCGTGCTCGGCTTCTTCATGGCGCTCGGCACGGCCGCCGTCTATAAGCACATCCCCATCTATTATCCCGACAATGTCGGCGCGGTTGGCGGTCTTGTCGGCATGATCGGCGGACTTGGCGGTTTCGTGCTGCCGATTCTGTTTGGCCTTCTTGTCGATCTGACGGGGCTGTGGACGAGCTGCTTCATGGCGCTCTTCCTTCTTCTTGCAGGTGCTCTTGTCTGGATGCATCTGGCGATCCGCCAGATGGAGCGTGAAGCTGCACCGACGGAACTCGCCGAGCTTCCGCCCTTCCCCGAAATGCAGGGCATGCCGAAGCCGGAGACCGTTGCGCGTCCGAACGCCACGGTGCTTACCGACTGGCGTCCGGAAGATCCCGGCTTCTGGGCGACGCAAGGGCGCCGTATCGCACGGCGCAATCTTTGGATCTCGATTCCCGCCCTGCTCCTCTCCTTTGCGATCTGGCAAGTCTGGTCGGTGGTCGTCGCCAAACTGCCGCTGGTCGGCTTTCGCTTCACCACCGATCAGCTCTTCTGGCTCGCGGCCCTACCCGGCATCTCGGGCGCGACGCTGCGCATCTTCTATTCCTTCATGGTGCCAATCTTCGGCGGAAGGCTGTGGACGACGCTCACGACCTGGTCGCTCATCATTCCTGCACTCGGCATCGGCTATGCCGTGCAAGATCCGCACACGCCCTACATCGCGCTGCTCATATTGGCTCTGCTCTGCGGTTTCGGTGGAGGCAATTTCGCCTCTTCGATGGCGAATATCTCGTTCTTCTTCCCGAAGGCGGAGAAAGGCAACGCGCTCGCCTTGAATGCCGGGCTCGGCAATCTGGGTGTGAGCGTCGTTCAATTCGCCGTGCCGCTCGCAATCACCGCCGGAATATTCGGCTGGCTGGGCGGCAATCCAGCCATGGTGAAGGGCGCGACGGGTGAAGCGCCACTCTGGCTGCAAAATGCCGGCTTTTTCTTCGTGCCATTCATCGTGATCTCGGCTTTCGCCTCCTGGTTCGGCATGAACGACATCGCGTCGGCCAGAGCCTCATTCGTGGAACAGGCGACGATCTTCCAACGCAAACACACTTGGATCATGTGCTGGCTCTACACCGGCACCTTCGGTTCCTTCATTGGCTATTCCGCGGGATTTCCCCTGCTCGCCAAAATTTTGTTCCCGCATATCAACGCGCTTGAATTCGCCTTCCTGGGACCGCTCGTGGGTGCGCTTTCGCGCTCCGGCACCGGCTGGCTTGCCGACAAATATGGCGGTGCTCGCGTCACCTTTTGGGTCTTCATCTTGATGATTGCGGGCGTTTTCGGCGTGCTCTGGTTCATCGGTATGAAGGATCAGCCCGGAGCCTTCTGGGGCTTCTTCGCCGCCTTTCTCCTGCTGTTCTTTGCAACCGGCGTCGGCAATGCGTCTACCTTCCAAATGATCCCGGCGATCATGGCGGCGGAGATGGAGCGTCTGATGCCGTCGGCGGATGCGGAAGCGCGCCGGCGGAACACGGAAAAAGAGTCCGCGGCGATCACCGGCTTCACTTCGGCGATCGCGGCGTTCGGCGCCTTCTTCATCCCGAAAGCCTATGGCTCATCGATCGCGCTCACCGGCGGTCCGCAGGCTGCACTCTGGTCCTTTTTGATCTTCTACGTGAGCTGCCTCGCCATCACCTGGGCCGTCTATGCCCGCAAAGGCGGCATGCTGCATGACATCGAGCGCGCCAAGCGGCGTGCAGCCACTTCCCCGGCCACGGCCGCGTAA
- a CDS encoding cyclic nucleotide-binding domain-containing protein, giving the protein MKQDDIAAIRNLSLFRLMREDTFLALIEAGFLQRFPPGVVLIEERDRADFLHIVVEGQVEMFATTAGRETTTDLLRPVDTFILAAVLSDQVYLQSARTLEASRILMIPAEKVRATMAADPAFMRAISVELARAYRTAVRDLKNLKLRTGAERLANWLLRTNAEQGNRNRVEIAFEKRTLASRLGMTPENLSRAFAALRPYGVKVKGPEVDLTQPQALAEFAKPDPMIDGCEENLS; this is encoded by the coding sequence GTGAAGCAAGACGATATCGCCGCAATTCGCAATCTGTCGTTATTTCGGCTGATGCGGGAAGATACTTTTTTGGCGCTGATAGAGGCGGGGTTCTTACAGCGCTTTCCGCCCGGCGTCGTGCTGATCGAAGAGCGCGATCGCGCCGACTTCCTTCACATTGTGGTGGAGGGGCAGGTCGAGATGTTCGCGACAACTGCGGGACGCGAGACGACGACCGATCTCTTGCGGCCGGTCGACACCTTTATCCTCGCAGCCGTGCTGAGCGATCAGGTCTATCTGCAATCTGCCCGCACGCTCGAAGCGTCGCGCATCCTGATGATCCCTGCTGAAAAAGTGCGCGCGACCATGGCCGCGGATCCCGCATTCATGCGCGCCATCAGTGTCGAACTGGCGCGCGCCTATCGAACGGCGGTGCGGGATCTGAAGAACCTGAAGCTCCGCACCGGCGCGGAGCGACTCGCCAATTGGCTTTTGCGCACGAACGCGGAACAAGGCAACCGAAACCGTGTCGAGATCGCTTTCGAGAAAAGAACTCTCGCTTCACGCCTCGGCATGACGCCAGAAAATCTGTCGCGCGCCTTCGCTGCGCTTCGACCCTATGGCGTCAAAGTCAAGGGACCGGAGGTCGATCTCACACAGCCGCAAGCGCTCGCCGAATTTGCCAAACCCGATCCAATGATCGATGGCTGCGAGGAAAATCTTTCATGA